From Pedobacter sp. MC2016-14:
TAATGCCTGCTATCTGATTGGCAGGCAACCGCACCACTCTATTGTGTTCTGATATGGCCTGCATTATATTTTGACGAATCCACCATACTGCAAAAGAAATGAACTTAAAGCCTTTTGTATCATCAAACCTACCTGCCGCTTTGATGAGCCCCAGATTTCCCTCATTGATTAAATCTGCCAAGGCTAAACCGCGGTTCTGATATTTTTTAGCGACCGACACTACGAATCTCAAATTTGTTTTAACCAACTTGTCCATTGCAGACTGATCGCCCATTTTTATTTTACGGGCAAGGTTAATTTCTTCTTCTGCGCTTAAAAGTTCAATTTTAGCAATGTCTGCAAGGTATTTTTCTATCGAATCGGAATTGCGATTGGTAATAGATTGTGAAATTTTTAAAGCTCTCATATGCTTATTTGGTTAGATTAGGAGACGCATAAAGATCAGTGGTTTTATTAATTATTATCTGATAACACTCAAAAAACAGATAATAAATCTTTTTTACATAGATAGCTTAGGATATATTATCTTTATAGGCATATATTTTTATTGGCAAACCGAATAAAATTCTAAAGTAAAAAATTAAATCTCAGCCCAGATTAGTAACGATTTACGTAAAAACCTCACTATGGACAAATATGTTTTAGATACCACTGACATTGCGATACTTAATCTTTTACAGAAAGATGCGCATTTGACCAATAAAGAACTGGCACATAAACTTAAAAAATCTCCCACGCCAATTTATGACCGCGTAAGACGATTGGAAGATCTAAAGTATATTAAAAGATATGTAGCTATCATTGACCATACGAGAGTTGGAGAATACATGACTGCTTATTTACAGGTGCAAATAAAGGAGCACTCAAAAGATGCTTTGGTTTCTTTTCTACATGAAATAAATTCTTTTACTGAGGTAATGGAATGCTACCACACCACAGGAGCATTTGATTTTATTTTAAAGGTTGTAACACCAAACATGAACAAGTACAATGATTTTTTACTGCAGAAACTGGGTAGCTTACCTAATATTGGAACTTTACAAAGTTCGGTAGTGATTTCTAACGGCAAACATGAGACGGCTTTCCCGCTATAAAAAGAAACAGGGATACGTTTTGACGGCATCCCTGTTATTAGATGGTTTATCCACCACAGATAAACCTAAACCAAACAAACTATATATAAAACGCAGTCTGCGACAAAAAGTTTTATAAATTTTAAAATATTTAAAAATATCTCACAAAAAACACATTATCAGATAGATAAT
This genomic window contains:
- a CDS encoding Lrp/AsnC family transcriptional regulator translates to MDKYVLDTTDIAILNLLQKDAHLTNKELAHKLKKSPTPIYDRVRRLEDLKYIKRYVAIIDHTRVGEYMTAYLQVQIKEHSKDALVSFLHEINSFTEVMECYHTTGAFDFILKVVTPNMNKYNDFLLQKLGSLPNIGTLQSSVVISNGKHETAFPL